A stretch of DNA from Anopheles nili chromosome 2, idAnoNiliSN_F5_01, whole genome shotgun sequence:
GGCACATGGGCATTTGCCGAACGGTAGGGTGCGCTTACATGACAAAGCCTGACCCTAATTGGCCGGCTAGGTCCaaaagaagcgagagagatcACCAGGTAATCGTACCTGATGATGGCAAAACGGTTACCCATTTAGCCATTTATACGGCGAAATTATGGACCCCGGTCGGAGTGTACCTTGGTCGCTCCCCTCTCCCCCCACCCACGCCCCGCAGATCGCTCAATGTGAACGCGGTAATTCCGTCgaaaaccggaaccgggtATACAGGGCCCTTGGGCCATCGAGATGGCAACCCCCGTACCTTGGCCGCTAGCGGTCGGCAGCCgcgtgtatgtttgttttattccaccaCTAATGATCTCATCGGCCTGAACGGACCGCCCCGGCATCCGAGTGGTCAGGCGGGGCCACCGGTCTTCTGGGAACGAGAATGCAAGACTTGATACCATGTCGGGCATGGACTACCACCACCCCGACGAGCGCCATGGCGAGGGTAGCTAAGCCCTGGCACTGCCGCCTGCTCTACGAGCGCCGTCTTCAGGACCCGACCGGTATggtaatgaaacaaaacgtggTGGTGCAGTTGCACTGCGCAAATAGCATCGCCGGTGTCGCTGGTACAGCTGCAAACAACCCGCTCCACGCCCAAGGAGGTTAGCAGCTCCCTGAGCACACCCGAAAGGTCACAGGCGGCAGTACTTTTTATTTAGCTTTTCTCCATCTGCAATCGCTGAGCATTGGACTAGGCTTTGCTAGGCGTCTAACACGAGGAGCTGCCGTCGAGGAGACCTACCCGGGATTCAGGTCGTCCATCCTGTCGAAGGTGGAAATTACAGCCACCGATTAGAAATTATTAATGACGCACGGATGACGTGATGCACCGGAGCTCTTTCTCTATTGTGAATATTGCGCACCATGCTTCCGCAGCAGTGACAAGTGCTCTCATGGCTGTGAGTTCAGTTAGCAATCCTGCCGTCTTCAATAACATCGTGGGATAGGGTTGCTCTACTCTTTCTAATGGGGTAGTTAGGGGAAATTGCTATGAAAATTCCAGttgaattttttatattttcaaatcgtaATTGGTTTCTTATAATTCACAAATATAATTCGATTCGTTTCAAAATGCTACTAATACTAAAACTAATACCTACATGAGCCGCATATGCTTGACCGTTGTCTGTAGTGCATAAATAAGCTAGACTAGCGATtctttgtaaataaattttatcacGTTCATACTGTTTGTCAATGGGTAAAAAAACGGTGATTTAAAGCAGATCACCATAGAATCAATGCATATTGATAACGGCACAGAAGCTTGTAATGTAATGTAttcatattttacactttgttGCTCTGCTGGATGTTCAAACTATAATTTGTGTCTTAAGTATTGCTGACATGCGTTCACTACTTCGTCGTACGCAATATGTAGATGATGCAGCAGCATTTAAATTAACTACGCTCTCGCAACTTAGAGCCTTCTCGACAAGAGTCCGGTTGGAATGACAAGGGGGTATTTGCGAAAGatgttgtatgtttttgtttcccactcCCCGTTGCCGTGTGCCTTTGTGTATAGAGGATGTATCAACTCTGTGTATCCTTGCAACCCACTCGAACTATGTCGTAACAGAGCACTGTGAAAACTTACCGTAAGTCTTATCGTGAATCTGTGTGGCCATGCTGTTGCTCAGCTAATACGTAAAGTGTCATGACACTAATAAACCAGGGAAAGAATACTAAAACTGTCGATCACGCGCTTGGAAGTGTTGTCCAAGGATGTGCATTTTACGTTCTCCATTGTGTCGGCATTGTAGAACACCTAACGCTTTTCTAGTGTGATGTGGTTTTTCGTCAACTTTCGTTTGTTAGTACCGTGCCGACAGTTCCACCGGACTGCGCACAGCGAATTTTGAAACTAATTTCGCTGCATCTATTTGTTTAAACTAAACCCCCTGCTTACAGCTAGCGCAACGATACACCATAGAagcgtgtttggtttttgtcaGTCTAGTATTAGAGTTGtctttttccattttgatttgattgttAGTCTTAGTTTCTGAACAACAAATGAAGCTATGTTGCGGTACGCGAGTTATTCTAACATGtgcttttgctctcgttttgaTGCTCACTTTCATCCCGGCTGGCCCCCTATAGGCGCTGAATCGGTGCGACTCGATGGGATCCTTGGGCCACCGTTCGCTCCTTCAGTACCTGGAATCGGATGATCTAGCTGGTCTAAAATCATTCCTTGGCACACGCCACTTGCAGGTGGACGATCGAGATGAGGTAAGCATATCACTTTCCATTGCTTCCAGAtcaacaaatttattttattttcattgcttcTGGTTTACGCTCTCCTTTAACAGAATAATACAACGGCATTGATGGTCGCAAGTGGCCGCGGTGCATCGCATTTCGTGAAGGAGCTTCTAGCCCGTGGAGCTGACGTACAGGCGCAGGATCTCGACAACTGGACGTCGCTGCACTTCGCAGCCAAAGCTGGCCACGTCGGGATCGTGGAACTGCTGCTAGACAATGGCGCTGAGCTGGAACATCGGGATATGGGCGGCTGGACCGCCCTTATGTGGGGCTCGTACAAGGGCCACACAAGTGTCGTGGGGTTACTGCTGCAACGCGGTGCGGACGTGCAGGCCCACGGCAACTATCATCTCAATCCGCTGCTGTGGGCTTCAGGACGCGGGCACACTGAAATCGTGAGGCTGCTGGTTAACACGGGAGGCGCGAAGGTGAACGTAGGTGATAAGGTAAGTTGAGAGAATTCCAACTAAAGACCTTCAACGTAAGGCGAGAGGCCTAAACAGGAAGGCATGGTTGTGACagtattagaaaaaaatattactttttgtattttaaattagCTCCTAGCTAAACATCGTATTCAAGGCTAAGAGCCAGCTGAAATATAGCAATGGTTAAGCTTTTATAGATCTCCTTAAAGTTGCCTTTCAAACAAGACTGTTTAATACGATAATGGTGcatgttttccgttttcgataTCAACGTGcatcaatttatttaacacAATATTTATGTAATTAAAAAATCCTATTTGAAGGACAAACATTATGAACACGAGATTAAATGGATTGTTTTTGTAATAAGCATTCTAATCTGAAGAATACATTTAATGATTATTTTGCTATTCAACATTGAGGAGACAAATTTCGTGTACACATTATGGCGCCAAAAGTGAAGTCTCAAAACTATTCGATCTAAAGATTGTATTTATTACCTTAGCTGAGGATCGTATAAAAGTTACGTCACATGTGATACTATGTTAATCTAATCCTGCCAACAATATCTTGTGTGGGTAAGGTACAATTATTCTACAAAGTCAGACTAGAAAATATGGTACAAATGTTAATGTTatgttatatttttcattttgttgggGGTCTGCCACGAGTATTGGCTACTAATTGTATGTTTTGCTGAATAAATATCATTTATCACGTTGGTATGTTCGATTCCCTTGTCCAGTACGGAACCACACCCCTGGTATGGGCTTGCCGCAAAGGAACCGCGGATATCGTGGACGTTTTGCTAAAGGCTGGGGCGAACGTCGACACGGCTGGCATGTACTCGTGGACCCCGTTGCTGGTGGCTGTCAGTGGTGGTTTCCAGGAGTGCGTCAGCCTGCTGCTAGAGCGCAAACCGAACGTGAATGCGCTGGACAAAGACGGCATGACGGCACTGTCCATCGCGTGTCGCGAAGGACTAACCGAGATCGCGTCGGCACTGATCGCAGCCGGAGCCTATCTGAACGTGCAGGATCGAGCCGGTGACACGCCGCTTATCAACGCCGTCAAGGGTGGCCACCGGAGTGTGGTGGAAATTCTGATGAAACGCCACGTGGACGTGGAAATACAGGGCAAGGACAAGAAGACCGCACTGTACACTGCCGTTGAAAAGGGACACACGGCGATCGTGAAGTTGATCCTACAGTCAAACCCAGATCTGGAGCTCTCCACCAAAGACGGGGACACGCCACTGTTGCGAGCGGTTCGCAATCGCAACCTGGAGATCGTGCAAATGCTGCTTGAGCGTAAGGCGAAGGTGGGTGCAACGGACAAGCGAGGTGATACCTGTCTGCACGTGGCCATGCGTGCTCGTTCGAAGGCAATCGTCGAGGCTTTGCTAAGCAACCCCAAGTATGGTCAGTTGTTATACCGATCCAACAAAGAGGGCGAAACACCGTACGCCATCGATGCTACACACCAGAAGACGATCCTTGGGCAGGTATTCGGGAACAGAAGACTCAACGCCAACGAGGACTCAGAAGGCATGCTCGGATATGGGTTGTACTCGTCGGCGCTTGCTGACGTCCTCTGCGAGCCAACCCTTACAACCCCTATTACGGTGGGTTTGTACGCTAAATGGGGCAGTGGTAAGAGCTTCCTGTTGACGGAACTTCGCGATGAAATGCGGAACTTCGCCCACTCGTGGTCGGAACCACCGATCGACGCGTCGTGGTTGTTCTTTCTCATCAGCCTACACATTGTCCTGCTGATCGGTACGATCGTGGGCCTGGCATCCGGCAGCTACGTATGGGGTTTGGTCACCGGAGTCGCGCTGCTCGTGCTCATCTACTTCGCGGACATCCTGGTCAAGTTTCTCAATCGGCGGTACGATCTCGAGTGGCCGTATTTGCTCCACAATGGACTCTCGCGTAAGCTCGGCCGATTGCGTTTGATACTGCAGGTCGCCTTCTGTCATCCGCCAGGACCGCAAAGTGACCAGCAGCCAATGCCGGTTAGGTTTCACTTCGCAGAAGCTAGTGGAGCCGCCCCAAATGGAGACGCTGCCGTAGCGCTTATGCTGGCGTCCTTGTTCGATGCAATCGAGGCACACTACGGTTCGTTGGCGACCGGACTGTATCGTGCTTTTCGGCCCAAACCCCGTAAGTAGAACCTTCCCAATCCCCACCGAAGCGCCTCGCGTAACTCGCAATAGAAGCTTGatagcttttccttttccccgcACACCTTTAGTAAAAGCTACCGGAGGATGGAAATGGCGTAAAATGTGCTGCATGCCGGTAGTGCTCATGTTCGAGCTAGGTGCGCTGGGGATCCTGGCAACGGCTTCACTCTCGATCATCTACTCCGAGTACGGGATGGAAGGGCGTGATGAAATAGCCGTCGCGATCTATGTTCTACTAGGCATCTTGTTGGCCGGTGCTATCGCCAACCTGCACGCTTGGTCGAAGCTGGTCGGAGCGCTGTTCATGTCGCAGGGCAAACACCTGAAGCGTGCCTTCAACAGCAATGAAGCTGCCCCGCTAACGGCTCTCGGTGCCGAAGTGAGCCTAATGACGGATATGGTGCGCTGTCTGGATGCCTTCACCGGACAACAGAGTCGGCTGGTCGGTGTAGTCGATGCACTGGACTCGTGCGACACCGAGCGGACCCTCACGATTCTGAACGCCGTACAAACGCTTCTATCCGGACCGCAACGTCCATTTGTGCTGCTCCTAGCCGTGGATCCTCATGTCATAGCTAAGGCGGCCGAAGCAAACAGTCGCCGGCTGTTCACTGAAGGAGGCATCGGAGGACACGACTTTCTGCGCAATCTCGTGCATCTTCCGGTGTACCTGCAGAACTCGGGTCTGCGGAAAGTGCAGCGAGCGCAAAACACCGCCATGTCCGCTTACCGACGTGTTATGCCCGATATGAGTCGGGACGATGATCAACCGCATCTAGGACACTCGGCGTCGGCTCGACGGCTGTCAAACGCGTCGGAAATCATGTCATCGCAGGAGAAGTTACGGGCGATGCCGAGCTCGTCCCGCGGCGGAAGCAAGAAGCTGCGCGTGTCCGACTCGATCGCCAGCTCGATTGGTTCGAACCTGCACAAGCTGGGCCAAAATCCGCCAGTCGATTTGTCTAAGATCATCCTTACCGATGACTACTTCAGTGATGTCAACCCGAGAAGCATGCGCAGGTTGATGAACGTTATCTACATCACGGGTAAGCTATGACGAAGGATCCGGCATGAGAGTGTTGACGTTTATGTTCCTGTCGCTTTGCAGTGCGGCTGTTGAAAGCCTTCCAAATTGATTTCAGCTGGTACCGGTTAAGCTCGTGGACAAACCTCACCGAACAGTGGCCACTGCGTGCTAGCATGATCGTGCTGGAACATGATCAAGCCGGCGACAGCATTGACGATTCAGTGTCACTTCAAGCTGTGTACGATAAGTATGTGAAAAGCGCTTTCTTGGATCGTTCGATGTCTGTTGAGATGTTGTTTAACCTTACTGCTTCTCGTTGGTAGAGTTCGACCAAAGCTGACGTGTCTCCGGGAGGCGGCTGCGTTGCTCGATCTGGATCGAGATGAACGCAAGTTGGACGCATTCTTGCAACTGCACAAATCCGACCTACTAGTGTCGGATTTGCGTATATTCTTGCCATTCACCATTAATCTCGATCCTTACCTGAGAAAGGTGCTGAAGGAGGACCAGCAAGCACTGGAAGACGAAGGCATCATCATCCCGATGAAGACCGTGCTTCCACCGAGCAAGCCAAGTGGATATATACCATCTCATCACCACCGGATTCACCACGGAAACGTGCTTCAACCGACGCCACAGCATGCGAACAGTTTAGCAAACTGGCCAAACTTTTACAACCCACAGCCACAAGCGATGGCGTTGATGAGCTGGGCAAATGCGAACTGGGCCAACTTACTAAACCCGGGCGCGAATCCGCTCGTAAACGAAGCATTAAACAAAGCTAGTGGCCCTATCATAACTGAACATCCAAGCCACGAACAGCATTCCACGACCGCTGGGGTCGGCAGCAGTAACCGGGGAAAGGCCACAAACCACAAAACCTCGAATGGACCATCGACGTCTCCACCGATCGATATCGATTTGTCGAACGTGCAGCTATCCAGCCTAACGGTTGAGCAACTGGTCGACTTGCTGGGACAGGTGAACGATCTTAAACCGGCAATGGAGCGTATGGCACCGGTTTTGCGCGATAACGCCATCTCCGGCAGAGTGCTGATGTATTGCAGCCTGGATGAGCTAAAATCGGTGCTTCATCTTAGCTTTGGGCACTGGGAAATGTTCAAGTTGTTAGTTACGGCGTTACGCGAATCGAGCATGTCGCAGCCTCCGAGCAGGAAACTCTCGAAGACCACCTCGTTCGCCAAGGGTACGGCCGATTCCGTTGAGCTGCCGGAACCGATTGCTCAGTCGACGCCACCGTTCGGTTCAGCTTCGAGCAGCTTCCAACCGATCCGTCAGAAGTCGCAGAATATGCTGGAAAAACAGGTAAGTGTGTCCTTCCGATACTCTTCCAGTACCCCGGTACGGAttggggagagaaagagactcTAGCATATACGAGGCAAGCATAACTGATCGTAAATTTCAATGATTATTTCATCGCCAAAAcaaccacacaaaaacacgGTACGCGACAAAATCGATGCGCATCTTGTGTGCAACATTCCCTTCTACTTCGTCCTGCCCAAACAACCGCCATAAATGAAATCCGCAAATTAAATTCCTTCAACTCAAACATCACACATGTGGCGTATGTCGGTCATTTACCCGATCGATTACCcgaaaaattggaaacaaacccaaacaatcttgcaaaataattatacaaaaaCCTGAAACAATACCACACTCCTTTCACACATGCACATTCTTGTGTGCAACCGTTGCGTGTCcctatgtgtgcgtgtttctgGAAAAGCAGCCAGCAAAAGTGCATGATTACGAATATATTCAGGTAACTTACGAAACCCCTATCTGTGTCTAATATTAAATTATTCGAACCAGCTGTGAATAAGTAACTTAccctgtcctttttttgtttcttctataaaaccaaaaaaaccacctTCACTCCTAGTTGTGTACTACTCTAGTTGACTAGTTCGTGATATCGTCGTCAATAATTTtccgttgtatttgtttgcattttcccgaACTCTTAAAGATGATAAGTGATCTTTATCTCTTCAAgctcttcttttgttttcatcgCGTCCTTTTGTTGGTACTGcgcttgttttcttctctcgttctATATCTGTTTTCCTACAACATCACGTTTATAGTGTTCAGAAAGTTACTCTGTCTCTTCGTTGTTTGACTTGCACCATGTGGTGGTTCTCTGGGCACCTCGCATCGTAGATTAGAGGGTATACTATCTTTCCTTTGCAATTCTCATTTTCTATTCGATGAAATAAGCTCATATTGTTTATTCTCTTCAGCTGTCCACTTTTTATAATTTGTACTGGTTATAAAATTAGaaagttaaaacaaaacaatcaatcttctaaaatttgaaaattgcttCGAACTTCGATACAAATACTCATATGATTTTTAACATTCTTCATATTTGTAAGCAATCCTTATGTTTATCTTCATATTGCGCCCACTTCGACTATAGTTTTGTCTTTCCAAGCTTACTGTGATGTGCAATACCACTTATGTTGTTCCCTGTTCTACTTCCATCATCGTAACTAGTTTGATTCTatcgtgtttattttttccttcgcgttaATGGATagtcacaaaaaaacgcctgTCCTTATGTGGAAATTTATGGGGAAACTACTACTGGCAATCGTGTATCCGTtctaatattttatttcgtttttccttttccctcaTCGCGCCATTCCCGTGTGTCCACCCTGACACTTTCCGATCTGCAGGTGACGCTCGAGGAGCAGATGATTTGCGGCGCATTACAAACGCTCAACGAGGATGCGTTCGAGGACGTGGTCAGCGGCAGCGAGCGACCCAGCCCGACCGGTGAGATGTTTAGCCAGCACCTGGCGCCCATACGGGAAAGCTCGGAAATCGGTTCACCACCTCGCCTCACTTACAACCTTACTAATCCCAACCTCACCGAGCTTGCAACCAGCAACGGTACGCTGAACGGCGGTGACGacggtgtcggtggtggtggtggcttccTCGGTCCGGCACCGCGGTCCGGTCGGCACAGCCGCTCCCACAGCCTGCATGATGACGCGTCACTGACCAACGTGGTGGTCATTCCAACCTTCCTGACCACGCCCgccagcaccggcaccggcaacATCAACGACACCAAGCTCTAACTCACGGTGAATCGATTCGGCACCCGGCACGGTGGCACCCCAGGTTGCTGATGCTCCTGTGGAGCTGTtgctgtcgtcgtcgttgtcgtggtcgatgttgttgttgttgtttgttgtgatGGTTGTTGATTGCTGATGCCTTTGCCTAATGGCcgttggtgttgttgcgttgctgttgtttgatgtgctttaaaacgaaaaaaaaaactcacaatcATTCGAAAGTAATCCGAGAGGCTagaatttacaaaaaaaaacaaacttgcATTCCATCACCGATGCAAATGCGCGGTATAAATTAGTCATTCAAACCATAAAATTCTGATACTAAACTTAAactacacccacacacatatacacattcTCGTTACGCACATCCTCCAACCAATGCAATGCATTTTCGGTGCAGTAGCGTGCGGAAGCAGGAGTAACATAAATGTGAAAGTATTACACGATGGAATCGCCCTCGCGTGTGCAGATAACCGGATGCAACCAAAGTGATACTACTACCTTATTAGTGAGCTAACTAATCGAAACAGAGTCACCTTGCCCATGTTAGAAGCAATTGTATACTTGCATACTCTGCAGTACGGAACACCTGCATATACTATTAACATACACCATCCTTCAAACCCATCCTCGCCAATCCCACGTAGAAACCGGCAAGCGtacgaacgaaccaaaaacTCTTCGATAACAGTGCTACTACCGTTCTTCCTTGAACACCCTAAAGATAAGGGCCGTTGGTAGAGGCCCGTAGCGATAAATTAGTGAAATGTTTAGGATTCTATTTAGGCCAATGTATGTTTAACACGTTCAAGGAGCAAGCGTTTCGGTGCGAAGCCTCCACCGTGTAGCGTATTAATTAGTACAAACGAatgaacaaaagaaagccaacaATTACGTGTACAgtataacaa
This window harbors:
- the LOC128721288 gene encoding kinase D-interacting substrate of 220 kDa, whose translation is MGSLGHRSLLQYLESDDLAGLKSFLGTRHLQVDDRDENNTTALMVASGRGASHFVKELLARGADVQAQDLDNWTSLHFAAKAGHVGIVELLLDNGAELEHRDMGGWTALMWGSYKGHTSVVGLLLQRGADVQAHGNYHLNPLLWASGRGHTEIVRLLVNTGGAKVNVGDKYGTTPLVWACRKGTADIVDVLLKAGANVDTAGMYSWTPLLVAVSGGFQECVSLLLERKPNVNALDKDGMTALSIACREGLTEIASALIAAGAYLNVQDRAGDTPLINAVKGGHRSVVEILMKRHVDVEIQGKDKKTALYTAVEKGHTAIVKLILQSNPDLELSTKDGDTPLLRAVRNRNLEIVQMLLERKAKVGATDKRGDTCLHVAMRARSKAIVEALLSNPKYGQLLYRSNKEGETPYAIDATHQKTILGQVFGNRRLNANEDSEGMLGYGLYSSALADVLCEPTLTTPITVGLYAKWGSGKSFLLTELRDEMRNFAHSWSEPPIDASWLFFLISLHIVLLIGTIVGLASGSYVWGLVTGVALLVLIYFADILVKFLNRRYDLEWPYLLHNGLSRKLGRLRLILQVAFCHPPGPQSDQQPMPVRFHFAEASGAAPNGDAAVALMLASLFDAIEAHYGSLATGLYRAFRPKPLKATGGWKWRKMCCMPVVLMFELGALGILATASLSIIYSEYGMEGRDEIAVAIYVLLGILLAGAIANLHAWSKLVGALFMSQGKHLKRAFNSNEAAPLTALGAEVSLMTDMVRCLDAFTGQQSRLVGVVDALDSCDTERTLTILNAVQTLLSGPQRPFVLLLAVDPHVIAKAAEANSRRLFTEGGIGGHDFLRNLVHLPVYLQNSGLRKVQRAQNTAMSAYRRVMPDMSRDDDQPHLGHSASARRLSNASEIMSSQEKLRAMPSSSRGGSKKLRVSDSIASSIGSNLHKLGQNPPVDLSKIILTDDYFSDVNPRSMRRLMNVIYITVRLLKAFQIDFSWYRLSSWTNLTEQWPLRASMIVLEHDQAGDSIDDSVSLQAVYDKVRPKLTCLREAAALLDLDRDERKLDAFLQLHKSDLLVSDLRIFLPFTINLDPYLRKVLKEDQQALEDEGIIIPMKTVLPPSKPSGYIPSHHHRIHHGNVLQPTPQHANSLANWPNFYNPQPQAMALMSWANANWANLLNPGANPLVNEALNKASGPIITEHPSHEQHSTTAGVGSSNRGKATNHKTSNGPSTSPPIDIDLSNVQLSSLTVEQLVDLLGQVNDLKPAMERMAPVLRDNAISGRVLMYCSLDELKSVLHLSFGHWEMFKLLVTALRESSMSQPPSRKLSKTTSFAKGTADSVELPEPIAQSTPPFGSASSSFQPIRQKSQNMLEKQPAKVHDYEYIQVTLEEQMICGALQTLNEDAFEDVVSGSERPSPTGEMFSQHLAPIRESSEIGSPPRLTYNLTNPNLTELATSNGTLNGGDDGVGGGGGFLGPAPRSGRHSRSHSLHDDASLTNVVVIPTFLTTPASTGTGNINDTKL